Below is a window of bacterium DNA.
CGCGCGCCGCCTCCGGGCGGCCGCGGCGGCGCGCGCTCGGTGACGATCAGCCATCCCGACAAGGTGTTCTGGCCGGACGAGGACTACACGAAGGGCGCGCTCGCCGAGTATTATCGGGACATCTTCCCGCGCCTCCGGCCGTACGTCGAGGACCGGCTGCTGACCCTCGAGCGCTGTCCCGACGGCATGCGGGGACCGTGTTTCTATCAGCGCGAGGCGCCGAAAGACCTTCCCCCGAGCACGCCCGTCCAGCCGGTGCGCGACGGCACCGGAATCACGCACTATGTCGTGGGCGGAAGGGTCGAAACGCAGATGGCGCTGGTGAACCTCGGCTGCATCTCCGTGCACATGTGGCTCAGCCGCCGGCGGACGCCGCACAAGCCCGACTGGCTCTGTTTCGACATCGATCCGACGTCGGGCCAATTTTCGGACGCCGCCCGCGCGGCGCTGCTGATGAGACAACGGCTCGATGCGCTGGGGCTGAGATCGTTCCCGAAGACGTCCGGAAGCCGCGGGATGCACATCTTCATCCCGCTCCGGCCCGGGCCGGACAACGGCGCGGTGCTCGCGTTCGCCGAAGCGTTCTCGCGCATCGTCGCCGAGGCGCACCCAAAGGAGCTGACCGTGGCCGCCCGCGTGCGCGCGCGGCGCGGGCGGGTCTACCTCGATCCGTTTCGGAACGGATTCGCACAGACGGTCGTCGCGCCGTTCTCGGTGCGGCGGCGGCCGAAGGCCCCGATCTCGATGCCGCTGGATTGGTCCGAGGTCTCGCCGTCACTCGACCCCGCGGCGTTCAACCTCGGCAACTACGCGCGGCGGCTGGACGGGCCGGATCCGTGGAAGGACATGTTCACCCACAAACAGTCGCTCGCGGCGGTGATGCGCGCCGCGCGGCGCGGTTCGCGGAGCCGGGACCGGGCGTGAGCCCCGCGCGGCCGGGCTACGCTCCCACGGCCGCCGCGGGATGGTACGGGTCGGCGCCGCCCGTCAGCGCTCCCGTCGACGGGTCGCGGGCGACCGCGACCGGGCTCGCGAAGAATCGCGGCGCCATCGATTCCTCCACCGCCGCGACGCGATGACCCCGCCGCGCCAGGTCGTCGCGCACCGCCGCCGGGATGCGCGCGTCCACGACAACCTCCTCCATGCTCGCGTCGATGCGCGGCGCGTCGATCGCGCCCTGCGCGTCCATCCGAAAGTCCATGTGGTTCAGGATCAACTGCAGCACCGCGTCGATGATGCGCCGTCCTCCCGACGCGCCGACGGCGAACACCGGGCGGCCTTCGACGCCCACGACGGCCGGCGTCATGTTGGCCAGCGGCCGGCGGCCCGGCGCCGCGGAGTTCCGGTGGCCGGGCTCGGGGTTGAACCACATCATCCCGTTGTTGAGGAGCACGCCCGCGCCGGGGACGAGCACGCGCGACCCAAACCGGGACAGGAGCGTCTGTGTCAACGAGACCATCGTGCCGGACGCGTCGGCCGCGCAGAGATGCGTGGTGCTGGTAGGATCGGCGCCCGCCGCAGCCGGGGCGGCGGCGCGCCCGCCGATCGTCCCGCGGCGCGTCGAGATGTGGGCATCGCTCGTCACCACATCCCATCCGCCTTCGTCGGACAGGAGGCGCAGCCGGTCCTCGAATGCGGCGCGCGTCGCCTCGATCAGCAGGTGCAGATACGGCGCGGTGTTGTGGCCGAGCCGGCCGACCGACGATCCGGCGATGAGGCCCGCGATCTCGGCGAGGGTCGCACCTCCGCTGGGGCCGCCCGACAGCATCACGTCGTAGCCGAGCGCGCGCGACACCAGCGCCGGGGCGACCCGCGCCTCGTACCGTGCGAAGTCTTCGGTGTCGAGAACCCCGCCGCGGCTGCGGACCTCCCGGACGATGCGCTCGGCGACCGCGCCGCGGTAGAAGGCGTCGGGACCCTCGGCCGCGAGGGTTTCCAGCGTGCGCGCGAGATCGGGCTGCGTCAGCAGCTTCGGCCGCGGCGTCGCGGCCGGCACGATCGGCAGCCCGCCCGGCATGAACAGCGCCGAGGCGGCGTCGTACCTGCGGAGCGTGGCCGCGTCCTGCGCGACCTGCAGCGTCGTGGTCCACTCCACCGGGAACCCGTCGCGCGCAAGCGCGATCGCCGGCCGCAGCACGGTCGCGAGCGGCATCGTGCCGAACCGCGTGAGCGCCAGGGACAAGCCGGCCGGCACGCCGGGAACCGCGACGGACCGCGGACCGTGGATGTTGGCCTGGTCCCGGACCAGGCGCCAGCCGAACAACTCCGTATCATAGCCCTCTTCCAGCTCGAACATCTCGGCGTGGGCCGCCAGCGGCGCGCGCATGCCGAACTCCACGACCGAGGCCGCGCCCGCGGCGCCGGAGGACCCCGCCGGGCGCGCCACGACCATGTAGCCTCCGCCGCCGAGCCCGCTCATCCACGGCTCGATCACGCCGATCGCAAACGCGGTCGCGACCGCCGCGTCGACCGCGTTGCCGCCCCGAGTGAGCATCTCCACGCCGGCGCGCGCCGCCAGCGGGTGCTTCGCCGCGACGATGCCGCGGTGGCTTGTGACCAGCGCCTTCCGGAACTGCCAGCCGCTCTCCACGATGCTCCCTCCGCTACCTGCGCCGATTCCCGAGGTGGAACATGAACCTGAGCCCCGACCAGACATCATCGAGTGCCGCCACCTTCACGTCGACGAGCGCGTGCTGGACTCCGGCATCGGGTCTCTTACGGCCTGAGCCCCGGCCGGCCCTTCCGCCGTCGCCTAGACGGCGTACAAACGCAAACAGGGTTCGGGCCTCGTGCCCGAACCCTGTCGATCCAACCGGCCCCGCGCCGCTGCTTACACGGCGCAGCGCGACCCGCCGTTAGTCTTCCTTGATGTTCTCCGTCGGCTTTTCGGCGCGCACTTTGCCGGCGGCGATCTCCTCGAGCGCGACCGTGACGGGATTCGTGCTCGGAATATCGACCATGGGCAGCTGACCTTCCTTGAGCTGCCGCGCGCGCTTGGCGACGCTGATGACGAGCGCGTACTTGTTGTCGACCTTGTCCAAGAGCGTCTCCAGCGGGGGGCGGATCATCGACATACCCCTACCTCCGCGGCGATGCCGCGCAGCGATCGATTACTTGGCGACGTGCGCACCAGACTGATTGCGACCTCATGACGGAACCGTCGAAGGGATGCGGTGAGGGGAAGGATTGACCTTCCCCTCACCGACATAACCCCGGCAGCGACCTACTCTCCCACGCCGGTGCCGGCGCAGTACCATCGGCCCTGGAGGGCTTAACGACCGTGTTCGGAATGGGAACGGGTGTGGCCCCTCCGGCGACGCCACCGGGAACCTGACCGCGGACGGCCGCGCAGATGCGCCTGCCCTCCGCAATTTTCGTGCCGGCCCGTTCCGAGGCCGGCCGACACGAGATTTACGCCATGGCTCGTGCGTTCGGATCCCAGGCTTCTCAGTGCATTAGAAGCCCTTGCCTGCGACTCCGAGCCACGGTGCAAGCTCCATACAGCTACCCCTACAGTTCATACCTTCAAGCCCTCGACCGATTAGTACCGGTAGGCTCAAACCCTCACGGGCCTTACACCTCCGGCCTATCAACCAGGTAGTCCTCCTGGGGTCTTACTCGGTTACCCGATGAGAGGCCTCATCTTGGGGTGGGCTTCGCGCTTAGATGCTTTCAGCGCTTATCCCGTCCGCACATAGCTACCCGGCGCTTGCCCTTGGCAGGACAACCGGTACACCAGCGGTGCGTCCACTCCGGTCCTCTCGTACTAGGAGCAGCACCCCTCAAGCCTCTTACGCCCGCAGTGGATAGGGACCGACAGTATTGTTACTCCCTCCGCCGATTACTCGAAGAGGGGCAGGTCATTTCTGCCTGCCTCTCCTAGTCGCCTAGGAGCTCGGACTGTATCTTTACCTCACCTCGGTGAGGGTCCGGCGTACAGTCTCTGAGGGTTCCAGACCGGCGAGGATCTCGTCCAGCGAGGTCCTGCGCCTGATGCCGCCCTGGTTCATCTTGAAGGCGATCCGCAGAATTTCTCTCAACCCTTCCAGGTTGAGGTGCCTGCCGGCCTTCATCATCTCGACGATCAGGGCAAACCGTTCGAAGTCTGCCCGCTTGGTGGTCCGCAATCCGTATTTGCGGAAGAACGGCACCACCTTCGTCGCCAGGTCGTTGCGGTCTCGCACCACCAGCACGTAGGTCCGATCGTTGGAGTAGCGGTGATTCGGTTTAACGTATCCACATCCCAGCCTGACGCGGATCAGCTCGAGTACATGCTGATTGCCGTCGTTCTGCGAGACGTGAAACTCCGGAATCACTTGCCACTTCCACCGCGTGCTCGGGTTTCTCTGAACCGCGAGATGGAAGCTGCCTTCTCCGTCGACGAACCCCGCCACATAGTGGCCGAGTTGCTGGTCTGGCCTTCCCTGCTGATTGCCTGCACCCATCGCATTGTCACCGGTGAGTCTAGACATCACTATATCACAACCACCGGTAGCGTGGGATTCCCCAGGCTTTCCAGCATATAGCCGGATTTATAGACAGCAGCGGTCACTTACTGTCTCACGACGTTCTGAACCCAGCTCACGTACCGCTTTAATGGGCGAACAGCCCAACCCTTGGGAGCTACTACACCCCCAGGATGCGATGAGCCGACATCGAGGTGCCAAACCTCCCCGTCGATGTGGACTCTTGGGGGAGATCAGCCTGTTATCCCCGGGGTAGCTTTTATCCGTTAAGCCACGGCGCTTCCACTTGCCGCCGTAGGATCACTAGGCCCGACTTTCGTCCCTGCTCGGCTTGTTGGCCTCACAGTCAAGCCCCCTTATGCCCTTACACTCGCCGCACGGTTTCCAACCGTGCTGAGGGGACCTTGGGGCGCCTCCGTTACCGTTTAGGAGGCGACCGCCCCAGTCAAACTGCCCACCTGCCACTGTTCCGACAATCGATGAGATCGCCGGTTAGGACGTAATTCAATCAAGGGTGGTATTCCAAGGTTGGCTCCACCGAAGCTAGCGCCCCGGCTTCGCAGCCTCCCACCTATCCTCTACATGACAGAACCACATCCAATGACAGGATACAGTAAAGCTCCACGGGGTCTTTCCGTCCAGCTGCGGGTAGTGGGTGTCTTCACCCACACCACAACTTCGCCGAGTCCCTGGTCGAGACAGCGCTCAAGTCGTTACACCATTCGTGCAGGTCGGAACTTACCCGACAAGGAATTTCGCTCGGGCCTGTTACTTCGATCGCTTCCGCGATCTACTGACCTGGCGGATCGCCAGGCGGGCCATCATTTCTGATGACCTCCCTTAGTCGCCTAAGGGCCCGGACTGTATCTTCATCTCTAATCGCTTAGAGAGTCCGGCGTACAGTCTCTGAGGGTTCCAGACATTCGCGTCTGGCCTTCCCTGCTGATCGCCTGCACCCATCGCATTGTCACCAGCGATCACTGGTAGCGTGGGATTCTCAGGTTTTCCAGCATACAGCCGGATTGCGACCGGCGGTCACCCGCCGGCGAGGCTCGCGTGGAACCTTAGGACCGTTCATCTGTTGCGACCCGTCGTTCCGGGCGGCGGGATTGGTTACCCGCTCTGCGTGTCGCCACGCAGGTCGGACTGTATCATCTCCGCAATTTCCGGAGTCCGGCGTACAGTCTCTGAGGGTTCCAGACCTCTCGTCTGGCCTTCCCTGCTGATTACCTGCACCCAACACATTGTCACCGACAAATTGACCGCCGGTAGTGTGGGATACTCAGGCTTTCCAGCATATAGCCGGATTTTGGTATCGTAACTACAACGGTCCGGTTTATAGTTACGGCCGCCGTTCACCGGGGCTTCAGTTCAAGGCTTTGCCTTGCGGCTAACCTCTCCCTTTAACCTTCCGGCACTGGGCAGGTGTCAGCCCCTATACGTCGCCTTGCGGCTTAGCAGAGACATGTGTTTTTGTTAAACAGTCGCTTGAGCCGATTCCCTGCGACCTCTTCGGGCTTCCCCTGTACGGAGTCACCCTACCGAGGCACCCCTTGTTCCGAGGTTACGGGGCTAGATTGCCGAGTTCCTTGACCAGGGTTATCTCGCGCGCCTTGGCACGTTTGTGCCTGCCTACCTGTGTCGGTTTGCGGTACGGGCGCACCAGGATCTCACGTCGCGGCTTTTCTTGGCAGCGTGGGCTGAACCACTTCGCGGAAGTGTGACCTTCCGCTCGCGCTCGCGTCTCGGGGTTAATGAGGCACCGGGTTTGCCAAGTGCCTCCCCCTACCTGCTTGGTCCGGCATCCGATAGCCGGTAGGTCTACCCTTCTGCGTCCCCACGACGTTGGTAACGAGCCTGGTGCGGGGCCGGAATGTCGACCGGCTGTCCATCGGCTACGCCTTTCGGCCTCACCTTAGGTCCCGCCTAACCTTAAGCGGACGAACCTTCCTTAAGAAACCTTAGGCTTACGGCGGGCAGGATTCTCACCTGCCTTTTCGCTACTCATGCCGGCATTCTCACTTCCGCCTCGTCCAGCAGTCCTCGCGGTCTGCCTTCGCTCTACTACGGAACGCTCGCCTACCGCTCGCCGAGAGACGATACCCTCGGCGAACCCGTGGCTTCGGCGGCTGGCTTGAGCCCCGTTACATTTTCGGCGCAGCACCACTCGACCAGTGAGCTATTACGCACTCTTTCAAGGATGGCTGCTTCTAAGCCAACCTCCTGGCTGTCTGAGCGATGCCACTTCCTTTCCCACTTAGCCAGCACTTTAGGGCCTTAGCCGACGATCTGGGTTGTTCCCCTCTCGACCACGAAGCTTATCCCTCGCAGTCTCACTCCCGGGCACCACGACACGGCATTCGGAGTTTGGTTGGGTTCGGTAGGACTCCTGTCCCCCTAGCCCATCCAGTGCTCTACCACCGCGACGCTAGCTCCGGGGCTGCACCTAAATGCATTTCGGCGAGAACCAGCTATCTCCGGGTTCGATTGGCATTTCACCGCTACCCACAGCTCATCCGACAGTTTTTCAACACTGATCGGTGCGGGCCTCCACGAGGGGTTAGCCTCGCTTCACCCTGGCCATGGGTAGATCACCCGGTTTCGGGTCTACTCCATGCGACTTGGCGCCCTATTCAGACTCGGTTTCCCTTCGCCTCCAGGGTATGCCCCCTTAAGCTCGCCACACGGAGTAACTCACCGGCTCATTCTTCAATAGGCAGGCCGTCAGGCATTCCGGAACCTTGCGGCTCCGGCATAGCCCTCCGACTGATTGTAGGCACACGGTTTCAGGTACTATTTCACTCCCCTCCCGGGGTGCTTTTCACCTTTCCCTCACGGTACTTGTCCGCTATCGGTCGCCAGGAGTATTTAGCCTTGGAGGGTGGTCCCCCCGAGTTCCCACGGGGTTCCACGTGTCCCGCAGTACTCAGGACCGCTACCCAGGAAGTCTCGTCGTTGTCGCCTACCGGGCTCTCACCGTCTTTGGCCCGCCGTTCCAGGGCAGTTCGGCTAACGACAAGATTTGTAACTTCCCGACCGGTCCTCCGCCCGATCCGGTAACGGCCTATGACCCCGCCTGTGCAACGCCGGAGGGCTGTCACACACAGACGGTTTAGGCTGTTCCCCTTTCGCTCGCCACTACTAGGGGAATCTCGGTTGATTTCTACTCCTCAGGGTACTGAGATGTTTCAGTTCCCCTGCTGACCTTCCCGTGCCTATGGATTCAGCACGGGATGACTGGGCATGACCCCAGCCGGGTTTCCCCATTCGGGTACCCTCGGATCGAAGCCTGCTAGGCGGCTCCCCGAGGCTATCGCTGCCAACAGCGCCCTTCATCGGCTCCTGGCGCCAGGGCATCCACCGTGCGCCCTTATTAGCTTGAAGCCTACAAACCATAGGAGTAGCTGTATAGAGCTTGCACGATCGCACGCGCGCTCGGAACACGCGCGCGACCCACATCTTATTCGCTTGTCAAGGTTCGCGACCGAGCCTCGGAGACGAAATACGCCCTCCGAGGCTCGGGGACGAGCAACCTTTTATTACTGCTAGTGGTAAGGGGTGCGACGAAGACACACACGGCGCACTCGAGCGAACCCTTGCGGATCCGTCCGAGCTCATCACCGCTGATGAGCCGCGGCGTCCGATTTCTCCTTAGAAAGGAGGTGATCCAGCCGCACCTTCCGGTACGGCTACCTTGTTACGACTTCACCCCAATCATCGACCCCACCTTAGACGGCTCCCTCCCTTGCGGGTTGGGCCACCGGCTTCGGGTGAAACCGACTCTCGTGGTGTGACGGGCGGTGTGTACAAGGCCCGGGAACGTATTCACCGTCGTGTGGCTGACCGACGGTTACTAGCGATTCCGGCTTCATGCAGGCGAGTTGCAGCCTGCAATCCGAACTGGGACCGGCTTTAGGGATTCGCTCCCCCTCGCGGAGTCGCTGCCTATTGTGCCGGCCATTGTAGCATGTGTGTGGCCCAGGGCATAAGGGGCATGATGACTTGACGTCGTCCCCACCTTCCTCCGGCTCGTCGCCGGCAGTCTCCCTAGAGTGCCCGGCTTTACCCGCTGGCAACTAGGAACAGGGGTTGCGCTCGTTGCGGGACTTAACCCAACACCTCACGGCACGAGCTGACGACAGCCATGCACCACCTGTGCAGGCACTCGGCTTTACGAGCGGTTACCCTTTCAGGCTCCTCCTACCTGCATGTCAAACCCTGGTAAGGTTCTTCGCTTTGCATCGAATTAAACCACATGCTCCACCGCTTGTGCGGGCCCCCGTCAATTCCTTTGAGTTTCAACCTTGCGGCCGTACTCCCCAGGCGGGTCACTTAATGCGTTAGCTTCGGCACTGAGGGGGTACCCCCCAACACCTAGTGACCATCGTTTACGGCTGGGACTACCGGGGTATCTAATCCCGTTCGCTCCCCCAGCTTTCGCGTCTCAGCGTCAGGGACAGGCCAGGAAGCCGCCTTCGCCACTGGCGTTCCTCCCGATATCTACGCATTTCACCGCTACACCGGGAATTCCACTTCCCTCTCCTGTCCTCGAGTCCGGCAGTATCCCGCGGCGTCCTCCAGTTGAGCCGGAGGCTTTCACACGGGACTGGCCAAACCGCCTACACGCGCTTTACGCCCAGTAATTCCGGACAACGCTTGCCCCCTACGTCTTACCGCGGCTGCTGGCACGTAGTTAGCCGGGGCTTCCTCCTGAGGTACCGTCACCTTGCGGCTTCGTCCCTCATGACAGGGGTTTACAACCCGAAGGCCTTCATCCCCCACGCGGCGTCGCTGGGTCAGGCTTTCGCCCATTGCCCAAGATTCCCAACTGCTGCCTCCCGTAGGAGTCTGGACCGTGTCTCAGTTCCAGTGTGGCTGACCACCCTCTCAGGCCAGCTACCCGTCATCGCCTTGGTAGGCCGTTACCCCACCAACAAGCTGATAGGCCGCGAGACCCTCCTCCGGCGACTTGCGTCCTTTCCTCGCCAGGCCATGCGACCCGGCGAGCGAATCCGGTATTAGCCCCGGTTTCCCGAGGTTGTCCCCGTCCGGAGGGCAGGTTTCTCACGTGTTACTCACCCGTTCGCCGCTAGACTTCGTCCTCTCTTGCGAGAGAACGAAGCCACGCTCGACTTGCATGTTTGAGGCACGCCGCCAGCGTTCGTCCTGAGCCAGGATCAAACTCTCCATCGGAATTGTCGGGTCCGAGAGATCGCTCTCCCGAATCCGCAAATCTTCTGGACTGTCGCGTTCCCCTTACCACTATGCAGTTTTCAAGGTTCGTAAGAATCGTCGCGGCCGGATGACCGTCTCGGACGGTCGCCCGACCACGACACTCACTTATACCAGTCCCCGCAACGCCCTGTCAAGACAACACAAACCGCCGTCGCGGCGCCTACTCAGCGCCACGAGCTCGACCGTTGCGTCGATGCAAGAGGGCGGTGATCGAGGCGTTACGTTGTTAAGGTGCTGCAGACTGGTGCATGACCAATGTACGCTCGCCCACGATCGTTGTCAAGAGACGCGCGGAAAAGCTGCACGGGCGCCGGGCCGTCAAGGACCGGCGCCCGCGCACTCGAAGAGCCACGCGTGGAATCACTGGTGATTCGCGGCATCTCCGGCGGTTTGTTGAGCGCGGTCGTGACCTTCACCGCGTACCGTCGCAGCGCACTCACGCGCTCAGGCGCGTGGGCCGCCGCCGTCATGGGCGCAGTGCTCGCGCTGGCCGGCTGGCGATGGCTTGCGCCGGTGGGCGCGTTCTTCATCACGTCGTCGATTCTGACGCGTCTCGAGGCTCCGGGAGGCGCCGCGCGCCGGTCCACCGACCGTGGCGGACGCCGCTGGCAGCAGGTCGCGTCGAACGGGGGAATCGCGGCCCTTTGCGCCGCCGTGGCCGCCGTCACGGGATGGCCGCGAGGATTCGGTGTGGCCGCGGGCGCGGTCGCCGCGGCGACCGCGGATACGTGGGCAACCGAGATCGGCCGGTGGAACAGGACGGCGCCGCGACTGATCACCACGGGCAGGCCGGTTGAACCCGGCGCGTCGGGCGGCGTCACGGCGGCCGGTACGGTCGCGTCGCTCGCAGGTTCGCTGTTCATTGCCGCGATCGCGTTCGCGCTCGAAAGTGCGCCCGCGGGCCGCGCCGGCGCCGCGCACCACATCGGGTGGGCGGCGTGGATCGCGGCCGGCGGCATCACGGGGTCGCTCTTCGACAGCGTGCTCGGCGCCACGCTCGAAGGGCGCGTACCCTCGCTCAACAACGATACGGTCAACCTGGCGGCAACCGCCTGGGGCGCGACCCTGGTCTTCTTCGCCCTGCGCGCCTACTGATCGAGCTCACGATACATGTACACGGTTGCGTCGAGCGTTCCGACCGCGCTCAACGCATAGCGCGGAATGACGCCGGCCTTCTCGTACCCGAGTCCCAGATAGAGCTGCTCCGCGGCATCGCCCACTCGCGTGTCCAGCACGAGCAGCGTGCGCCCGGCCCGACGGGCCGCATCTTCGAGCGCGAGCATCAGGGCACGGCCGATGCCGCGGCGCCTGGCCGCCCGATGCACCATCAGCTTCATCACTTCCGCGCGGTGCCGCCCGTTGGGCTGCGCCGCCAGATCCAGCTGCACGGACCCGAGGATTCGACCCTGCTCCACCGCGGCGAGCAACACTCTACCGGCGCCGCCGAGCGCGCCCCGGACGCCGTTCCAGTAGGCGCGCGCATCGTGATCGGCGAGCGGCGGCACGAACCCCACCGACGCGCCGCTCTCGACCGCGTCCTGTAAGAGTGCGGCGAACGATGCGAAATGCTCGTCGAGTTCCTGCTGCGTCACGCTGCGGATCTCGTACACGTCCGCACCTCAACGAGACCGATTAGCCCGTCGCGATCGGCATAGGCGCGCCGAAAAATTAAGAGGCCGACCCCTCTCGGAATCGGCTCTCGACACGCCCCTATGGACATTTCGGCCTGGTCAGCAATGTCGCACGCATTATACCACCGGGGGGCTTGCTGTCAAACATACGCTCACTTAGCGCGCCAAAACCTGCGCGCGGCACCGCTCTACAAACGGTCCGCCGAGTAGTGTTTCCGTCGTAGGTGCTTCGTGACACCGACGGCCGGCGCAGTATCACGCCAAGAAATAAGGCCGACCCCGTTCGTCTCGGAATCGGCACTCAGCATCGCCCCTATGGACTTGCCTGGTCGGCTTTGCCAACTGTTATTTTAGCACATCATGGTCAAAAGTCAACTTAGACGCCTGACACGAGATGGCACGGCCTACCGCATCTGCTGCAATTGCGTTTGCAGCGGTCGGAGATTCAATTGCACCAGACCCACTTGAGGACGGTCCAGATCGACGACCGTGGTGACTACAGTGGCGAACAACAAAGCAACGATCAGCCCAAGGAAACCCGGCAGGCCGCGCATTCGTTCGAAATGCACCCCGACGAGCGTCGCCGCTACGAGGCTCACCACGAGAACCAGTACGAGCATGGCAATCGGCAGGTGAGTTCCCAACGCGGCGGACTCCCGGGCAGATATATCAAACATGGTGTTGAGCGCCTGCGTGAGCAAACCGAATTGTACATTCCTCGTGTCGCTGGATTCCGCGGCGACGAGGATCGCCCAGAGGGCATTTCGCACCGCGATGCTCCGGCGCTCCAGCGCCAGGCTGGTTTCGGGGTCGGTCACATTCGAATAGATGCCGAGCCGCGCCTGCGCGTATTCCCGCAGGATCGTGCGAAACTTGTCGGCCGTCCCGGCGGGCAAATTTGAAGCGCGCAGGTAGGTCGTGCCGATGGCGTTGGCTTCCTCCACGACCAGGAGGCGGCGTACG
It encodes the following:
- the ligD gene encoding non-homologous end-joining DNA ligase, giving the protein MTRKSGGRRAPPPGGRGGARSVTISHPDKVFWPDEDYTKGALAEYYRDIFPRLRPYVEDRLLTLERCPDGMRGPCFYQREAPKDLPPSTPVQPVRDGTGITHYVVGGRVETQMALVNLGCISVHMWLSRRRTPHKPDWLCFDIDPTSGQFSDAARAALLMRQRLDALGLRSFPKTSGSRGMHIFIPLRPGPDNGAVLAFAEAFSRIVAEAHPKELTVAARVRARRGRVYLDPFRNGFAQTVVAPFSVRRRPKAPISMPLDWSEVSPSLDPAAFNLGNYARRLDGPDPWKDMFTHKQSLAAVMRAARRGSRSRDRA
- a CDS encoding gamma-glutamyltransferase family protein; this translates as MESGWQFRKALVTSHRGIVAAKHPLAARAGVEMLTRGGNAVDAAVATAFAIGVIEPWMSGLGGGGYMVVARPAGSSGAAGAASVVEFGMRAPLAAHAEMFELEEGYDTELFGWRLVRDQANIHGPRSVAVPGVPAGLSLALTRFGTMPLATVLRPAIALARDGFPVEWTTTLQVAQDAATLRRYDAASALFMPGGLPIVPAATPRPKLLTQPDLARTLETLAAEGPDAFYRGAVAERIVREVRSRGGVLDTEDFARYEARVAPALVSRALGYDVMLSGGPSGGATLAEIAGLIAGSSVGRLGHNTAPYLHLLIEATRAAFEDRLRLLSDEGGWDVVTSDAHISTRRGTIGGRAAAPAAAGADPTSTTHLCAADASGTMVSLTQTLLSRFGSRVLVPGAGVLLNNGMMWFNPEPGHRNSAAPGRRPLANMTPAVVGVEGRPVFAVGASGGRRIIDAVLQLILNHMDFRMDAQGAIDAPRIDASMEEVVVDARIPAAVRDDLARRGHRVAAVEESMAPRFFASPVAVARDPSTGALTGGADPYHPAAAVGA
- the rpoZ gene encoding DNA-directed RNA polymerase subunit omega; the protein is MSMIRPPLETLLDKVDNKYALVISVAKRARQLKEGQLPMVDIPSTNPVTVALEEIAAGKVRAEKPTENIKED
- a CDS encoding DUF92 domain-containing protein, whose protein sequence is MESLVIRGISGGLLSAVVTFTAYRRSALTRSGAWAAAVMGAVLALAGWRWLAPVGAFFITSSILTRLEAPGGAARRSTDRGGRRWQQVASNGGIAALCAAVAAVTGWPRGFGVAAGAVAAATADTWATEIGRWNRTAPRLITTGRPVEPGASGGVTAAGTVASLAGSLFIAAIAFALESAPAGRAGAAHHIGWAAWIAAGGITGSLFDSVLGATLEGRVPSLNNDTVNLAATAWGATLVFFALRAY
- a CDS encoding GNAT family N-acetyltransferase, with product MRSVTQQELDEHFASFAALLQDAVESGASVGFVPPLADHDARAYWNGVRGALGGAGRVLLAAVEQGRILGSVQLDLAAQPNGRHRAEVMKLMVHRAARRRGIGRALMLALEDAARRAGRTLLVLDTRVGDAAEQLYLGLGYEKAGVIPRYALSAVGTLDATVYMYRELDQ